From a region of the Panicum virgatum strain AP13 chromosome 2K, P.virgatum_v5, whole genome shotgun sequence genome:
- the LOC120696049 gene encoding probable glycosyltransferase 6: MAASAEAAPLRVSASPAASKQLGGAGRGRGRDALVFAAGVAAAALAILGSASVLAPGSSSLLVAFPVPGPEDGTRTFYDDPELSYDAVGGRRLTGWDAKRAEWLRSGGVARRSSPERVVMVSGSQPEPCPGDAGDHLLLRFLKNKLDYCRLHGIQLLYNRDFLQPAMSSYWAKIPIVRAAMLAHPEAEWVWWVDSDAVFTDMDFSLPLATRYGGYNLVAYGVRKDIERKSWLGINAGVFLIRNCQWSLDFLDEWARMGPAYPEHARWGKVLREELSDKDSDVACDQSALVYLLLFNWDRLGKKTFIETEYYFMGWWGEIMDRLDGVAARYEAVERRAPGLRRRHVEREHLLYAAARNAAVRGAVPGPAGGGKTGWRRPLITHFTGCQPCSGGRNPTYSKESCDDGMRRALLFADDQVLRVYGFRHAAPLNDSVLPLPFDYPARS, translated from the coding sequence ATGGCCGCGTCAGCAgaggccgcgccgctccgcgtctccgcctctccggcggcgagcaagcagctcggcggcgcgggccgcgggcgcgggcgcgacgCGCTCGTGTTCGCGGCCGGCGTTGCGGCCGCGGCGCTCGCGATCCTGGGCTCGGCGTCCGTCCTCGCGCCCGGGAGCAGCAGCCTGCTGGTGGCCTTCCCCGTCCCCGGCCCGGAGGACGGGACGCGCACGTTCTACGACGACCCGGAGCTCTCGTACGACGCCGTGGGCGGGCGCCGCCTCACCGGGTGGGACGCCAAGCGCGCGGAGTGGCTGCGGTCGGGCGGGGTcgcccgccggagctcgccggagcgtgTGGTGATGGTGTCCGGGTCGCAGCCGGAGCCGTGCCCCGGCGACGCGGGCGACCACCTGCTGCTGCGGTTCCTCAAGAACAAGCTCGACTACTGCCGGCTCCACGGCATCCAGCTCCTGTACAACCGGGATTTCCTGCAGCCGGCCATGTCGAGCTACTGGGCCAAGATCCCCATCGTGCGCGCCGCCATGCTCGCGCACCCGGAGGCGGAGTGGGTCTGGTGGGTGGACTCGGACGCCGTCTTCACCGACATGGACTTCTCCCTCCCGCTCGCCACCAGGTACGGCGGCTACAACTTGGTCGCCTACGGCGTGCGCAAGGACATCGAGAGGAAGTCGTGGCTGGGCATCAACGCCGGTGTGTTCCTCATCCGCAACTGCCAGTGGTCGCTCGACTTCCTCGACGAGTGGGCGCGCATGGGCCCCGCCTACCCGGAGCACGCCCGGTGGGGGAAGGTGCTCCGGGAGGAGCTCAGCGACAAGGACTCCGACGTGGCGTGCGACCAGTCGGCGCTCGTGTACTTGCTCCTCTTCAACTGGGacaggctggggaagaagaCCTTCATCGAGACCGAGTACTACTTCATGGGCTGGTGGGGGGAGATCATGGACCGGCTCGACGGCGTCGCGGCGAGGTACGAGGCCGTGGAGCGGCGCGCCCCGGGGCTCCGGCGGCGCCACGTGGAGCGGGAGCACCTGCtgtacgcggcggcgcggaacgCGGCGGTGAGGGGAGCCGTGCCGGGCCCCGCGGGCGGCGGGAagacggggtggcggcggccgctcaTCACACACTTCACGGGCTGCCAGccctgcagcggcggccggaACCCGACCTACTCCAAGGAGAGCTGCGACGACGGGATGCGCCGCGCGCTCTTGTTCGCCGACGACCAGGTTCTACGCGTGTACGGGttccgccacgccgccccgctcaATGACAGCGTGCTGCCGCTGCCGTTCGACTACCCCGCGCGCAGCTGA